A window of the Clupea harengus chromosome 8, Ch_v2.0.2, whole genome shotgun sequence genome harbors these coding sequences:
- the LOC105896253 gene encoding protein ABHD15 isoform X2 codes for MWDSLLCLFPSLLLFLVAVLLHWSPVRVLLERSLRWATWILWRAACWVLELPTPMRGERNDGLSDADNAQPRLVCKPTALAHHLLLHCHTLRRPLLAAWPQGDPHLQTLSSLLWPVEDTAGGKVHFTRDHLLLSDGGIVALDWAVGLKEEPLLGAKCEQHPGACRGVGCRSSPPILLFIPNCLGVVTPHLQRLCSLALHQGFYPVVFHRRGQGSCPLTTPRFQEFGDPQDLVQAVAYLRSRHPNTTLLAVSEGSGSGLLLSYLGECGSSSYLTAAACISPVLHGQLWFEMQLPSLYHWGALFYRKLQISRSLRGVEERMFCGTTKSATGEDRGPAEAAQDWEAYWERNEPLRDADEVAVPVLCLSSADDPLVPPASSLPTSLFRNSPYFLLALTTSGGHCGFAQAGKSTTSWSHEAVLEYFRVVSDFLKREERRKRSRAQGQEVGRQAQGSRPGNVAARERRRKAVLAVRRERHLTHQPAQSELTEDLFNWNRSYTR; via the exons ATGTGGGACTcgctcctctgcctcttcccctccctgctCCTGTTCCTCGTGGCAGTTCTCCTGCACTGGTCACCGGTGCGCGTCCTGCTAGAACGCAGCTTGAGGTGGGCAACCTGGATCCTGTGGAGGGCGGCCTGCTGGGTTCTAGAACTCCCGACGCCGATGCGAGGCGAGCGGAACGACGGACTGTCGGACGCAGACAATGCGCAGCCCCGTCTGGTGTGCAAGCCCACAGCGCTggcccaccacctcctcctccactgccacaCTCTCCGGCGTCCCTTGCTGGCTGCCTGGCCTCAGGGCGACCCTCATCTGCAAACCCTTTCCAGCCTACTGTGGCCAGTAGAGGACACTGCTGGTGGCAAGGTGCACTTCACCCGAGACCACCTTCTCCTCAGCGACGGGGGAATCGTGGCCCTGGACTGGGCCGTGGGGCTGAAGGAGGAGCCTCTACTGGGTGCGAAATGTGAGCAGCACCCTGGGGCATGCAGGGGCGTGGGCTGCCGCAGTAGCCCTCCGATCCTCCTCTTTATCCCCAACTGCCTGGGTGTGGTGACCCCCCACCTCCAGCGCCTGTGCTCCCTGGCACTGCACCAGGGCTTCTACCCCGTTGTTTTCCACCGGCGAGGTCAGGGCAGCTGTCCGCTGACGACGCCCCGCTTCCAGGAGTTCGGGGACCCCCAGGACCTGGTGCAGGCCGTGGCCTACCTCCGCAGCAGGCACCCGAACACCACGCTCCTGGCTGTCAGCGAGGGCTCTGGTTCAGGGTTGCTGCTCTCCTACCTGGGCGAGTGCGGATCCTCCTCCTACCTGACGGCTGCCGCCTGTATCTCACCGGTGCTGCACGGACAGCTATGGTTTGAAATGCAGCTGCCGTCTCTCTACCATTGGGGAGCGCTATTCTACCGCAAGCTACAGATCAGCAG GTCTCTCAGGGGCGTGGAGGAACGGATGTTCTGTGGCACCACCAAGTCAGCCACAGGAGAGGACCGAGGCCCAGCTGAGGCAGCTCAGGACTGGGAGGCTTACTGGGAGCGCAATGAGCCCCTGCGGGATGCGGACGAGGTGGCGGTGCCTGTGCTCTGCCTGAGCAGCGCCGACGACCCTCTCGTGCCCCCGGCCTCCAGCCTACCTACCTCCCTCTTCCGCAACAGCCCCTACTTCCTCCTGGCGCTCACCACCAGTGGTGGGCACTGCGGCTTCGCCCAAGCCGGCAAGAGCACAACCTCCTGGAGCCACGAGGCCGTGCTGGAGTACTTCCGGGTGGTGAGCGACTTcctgaagagggaggagaggaggaagaggagcagggcCCAGGGGCAGGAAGTGGGGAGGCAGGCCCAGGGGTCGAGGCCCGGGAACGTCGCCGCCCGGGAGCGGCGCAGGAAGGCGGTGCTGGCGGTGCGCAGGGAGAGACATCTGACGCATCAGCCTGCCCAGAGCGAGCTCACAGAGGACCTCTTCAACTGGAACAGGTCTTACACACGCTGA
- the LOC105896253 gene encoding protein ABHD15 isoform X1, whose product MWDSLLCLFPSLLLFLVAVLLHWSPVRVLLERSLRWATWILWRAACWVLELPTPMRGERNDGLSDADNAQPRLVCKPTALAHHLLLHCHTLRRPLLAAWPQGDPHLQTLSSLLWPVEDTAGGKVHFTRDHLLLSDGGIVALDWAVGLKEEPLLGAKCEQHPGACRGVGCRSSPPILLFIPNCLGVVTPHLQRLCSLALHQGFYPVVFHRRGQGSCPLTTPRFQEFGDPQDLVQAVAYLRSRHPNTTLLAVSEGSGSGLLLSYLGECGSSSYLTAAACISPVLHGQLWFEMQLPSLYHWGALFYRKLQISRYANALSSLMDVGQLLGCRSLRGVEERMFCGTTKSATGEDRGPAEAAQDWEAYWERNEPLRDADEVAVPVLCLSSADDPLVPPASSLPTSLFRNSPYFLLALTTSGGHCGFAQAGKSTTSWSHEAVLEYFRVVSDFLKREERRKRSRAQGQEVGRQAQGSRPGNVAARERRRKAVLAVRRERHLTHQPAQSELTEDLFNWNRSYTR is encoded by the exons ATGTGGGACTcgctcctctgcctcttcccctccctgctCCTGTTCCTCGTGGCAGTTCTCCTGCACTGGTCACCGGTGCGCGTCCTGCTAGAACGCAGCTTGAGGTGGGCAACCTGGATCCTGTGGAGGGCGGCCTGCTGGGTTCTAGAACTCCCGACGCCGATGCGAGGCGAGCGGAACGACGGACTGTCGGACGCAGACAATGCGCAGCCCCGTCTGGTGTGCAAGCCCACAGCGCTggcccaccacctcctcctccactgccacaCTCTCCGGCGTCCCTTGCTGGCTGCCTGGCCTCAGGGCGACCCTCATCTGCAAACCCTTTCCAGCCTACTGTGGCCAGTAGAGGACACTGCTGGTGGCAAGGTGCACTTCACCCGAGACCACCTTCTCCTCAGCGACGGGGGAATCGTGGCCCTGGACTGGGCCGTGGGGCTGAAGGAGGAGCCTCTACTGGGTGCGAAATGTGAGCAGCACCCTGGGGCATGCAGGGGCGTGGGCTGCCGCAGTAGCCCTCCGATCCTCCTCTTTATCCCCAACTGCCTGGGTGTGGTGACCCCCCACCTCCAGCGCCTGTGCTCCCTGGCACTGCACCAGGGCTTCTACCCCGTTGTTTTCCACCGGCGAGGTCAGGGCAGCTGTCCGCTGACGACGCCCCGCTTCCAGGAGTTCGGGGACCCCCAGGACCTGGTGCAGGCCGTGGCCTACCTCCGCAGCAGGCACCCGAACACCACGCTCCTGGCTGTCAGCGAGGGCTCTGGTTCAGGGTTGCTGCTCTCCTACCTGGGCGAGTGCGGATCCTCCTCCTACCTGACGGCTGCCGCCTGTATCTCACCGGTGCTGCACGGACAGCTATGGTTTGAAATGCAGCTGCCGTCTCTCTACCATTGGGGAGCGCTATTCTACCGCAAGCTACAGATCAGCAG GTATGCCAATGCTCTGAGCTCTTTGATGGATGTTGGACAGCTCCTGGGTTGCAGGTCTCTCAGGGGCGTGGAGGAACGGATGTTCTGTGGCACCACCAAGTCAGCCACAGGAGAGGACCGAGGCCCAGCTGAGGCAGCTCAGGACTGGGAGGCTTACTGGGAGCGCAATGAGCCCCTGCGGGATGCGGACGAGGTGGCGGTGCCTGTGCTCTGCCTGAGCAGCGCCGACGACCCTCTCGTGCCCCCGGCCTCCAGCCTACCTACCTCCCTCTTCCGCAACAGCCCCTACTTCCTCCTGGCGCTCACCACCAGTGGTGGGCACTGCGGCTTCGCCCAAGCCGGCAAGAGCACAACCTCCTGGAGCCACGAGGCCGTGCTGGAGTACTTCCGGGTGGTGAGCGACTTcctgaagagggaggagaggaggaagaggagcagggcCCAGGGGCAGGAAGTGGGGAGGCAGGCCCAGGGGTCGAGGCCCGGGAACGTCGCCGCCCGGGAGCGGCGCAGGAAGGCGGTGCTGGCGGTGCGCAGGGAGAGACATCTGACGCATCAGCCTGCCCAGAGCGAGCTCACAGAGGACCTCTTCAACTGGAACAGGTCTTACACACGCTGA